From Bifidobacterium longum subsp. longum JCM 1217, one genomic window encodes:
- a CDS encoding vWA domain-containing protein, producing the protein MMLAWHWPWAALAGVLATLAIIVLIVVFARRNAADDTPVFSMDDDLNTEHASRLFRQWRALGRLAISVLVLALALAIVLVARPSQVDAGDERASSRDIVLCLDVSGSTLPYDREVIDTYLELVKHFEGERIGLSIFNSTSRTVFPLTDDYELVTKQLTSASKALKGVESQDDIDKMSDAEYQDIANWLEGTQNRKDATSLIGDGVVSCAAMLPGFAYGEANHANADRQRAASIVLATDNVVSGKPTYSLTEALDLTQQTKITVDGLYSGPKASESDQTTTDMKSAIESHGGIFLTQSNGASIDELVRDIQSRRDTDVENKAKSSMVDAPGLWTLALAVILIIWIVCAWRLRR; encoded by the coding sequence ATGATGCTGGCATGGCATTGGCCTTGGGCCGCTCTGGCCGGCGTCTTGGCGACGCTGGCGATTATCGTGCTGATTGTCGTGTTCGCCCGCCGTAACGCCGCCGACGACACCCCTGTATTCTCGATGGACGACGATCTCAATACCGAGCACGCTTCCCGCCTGTTCCGTCAATGGCGCGCTTTGGGCCGTCTCGCCATCAGCGTGCTGGTGCTTGCGCTGGCGCTGGCCATTGTGCTGGTGGCTCGCCCCAGCCAAGTGGATGCCGGTGACGAACGCGCTTCCAGCCGAGATATCGTCCTGTGTCTGGATGTGTCGGGGTCCACGCTCCCCTATGATCGCGAGGTCATCGACACCTATTTGGAACTGGTCAAGCATTTCGAGGGGGAACGTATCGGTTTGAGTATCTTCAACTCGACCTCACGCACGGTGTTCCCGCTGACCGACGACTACGAACTGGTCACCAAACAGTTGACCTCCGCCAGCAAGGCGCTGAAAGGCGTCGAGTCGCAGGATGACATCGATAAGATGTCCGATGCCGAATATCAGGACATCGCCAATTGGCTCGAAGGCACGCAGAACCGCAAGGACGCCACCTCCTTGATTGGCGACGGCGTGGTGTCTTGCGCGGCGATGCTCCCCGGTTTCGCTTATGGCGAAGCCAATCATGCGAATGCCGACCGTCAGCGTGCGGCATCCATCGTGCTGGCCACCGACAACGTCGTGTCGGGCAAGCCCACCTATTCGCTGACCGAAGCGTTGGATTTGACCCAGCAGACCAAAATCACCGTGGACGGCCTGTATTCCGGGCCGAAAGCCAGTGAATCGGACCAAACCACAACGGATATGAAGTCCGCGATCGAGTCGCATGGAGGCATCTTCCTCACCCAATCGAATGGCGCGTCGATAGATGAGCTGGTACGGGATATTCAGTCGCGTAGAGATACGGATGTGGAGAACAAGGCGAAATCCTCGATGGTGGACGCTCCCGGTCTGTGGACGCTTGCTCTGGCCGTGATACTCATTATCTGGATCGTATGTGCATGGAGGTTGAGGCGATGA